The Pseudophryne corroboree isolate aPseCor3 chromosome 12, aPseCor3.hap2, whole genome shotgun sequence genomic sequence cgcaatgttcccaatgttccgatggtcgcgatgttcccaatcgatgtttcgatgtttggggggggggaagataaaaaaaatatattttttcctttttttcaactaaaatcatttgggatagggttaaattcatgttcttcacctaattcacgcataaaaaaccctgacaatttcggagcgattttcggcgaaataaatcgtcagttaagtggttcatTTGAAAATAaatctcttatgtgggactttgtcaaaggccttagcaaagtctaaaaagaccacatccactgctttatactgatcaatattatcgctcacttcctcgtagaagctaattaggttagtctgacatgacctgtccctcacagaaccatgctgattcctattaataacgTTAGAGGAATCCAAGTACGCCagaatgctatcccttattataccttccagtattttccccaatatagatgtcaaacttaccgggatATAGTTACCGGGataagttttaattccctttttaaatattgggaccacctttgctatatgccagtccttcggtatcattcctgatttaattgactcactgaaaatcaagtataggggcctcgatagctctgagttaagttccataagatacctggggtgaagtccatccagcccaggagatttatttatcttaattttgcttagtctctcccagactacttcctcgtttaaccaagtacttagcaacggtTCGTTATCATAGTATATGTTGTGCACTGCTCCCGCCAACTGGTCCTCTCTCGTGAGTACTGATGAAATGTGATTAATAAATCAGTATCTGACAAATAAATCAATATGTGATCAATAAAGTTCAATCATTTCTATCAATCATGATTTCCTACTATATCTAAACAGCAGGAAAGTCAGTTCTTGCTCTGTTCATTATCATGCACTTTATGTGTTATTCCATTTTATTGTAACAGTTACTGTGTATGTACAATTCTTATTTATTATACAACCGTTTGATGTTTCAAGAAGATTCCATATTATTTAGGTGTACCACCATGCAGCTCCTAAATCACATAAAAGTGTCCCAACATAGGAGCTTTAATAAAATAATTGATAAAGTAAACATTACTAAATATGAGGTCACTTCATATTAAGTATTGGTTTTGGATAGTTTATCGCCTACTGAGATGATTGATTATGGTGTCTTTTACATCCTTATTCCTCACGCTGTATATGAAAGGGTTCAACATTGGCGTCACTGCTGTATAGAGAATAGACACAACTATGTCTGTTTCTTGAGAGTAACTGGAGCGTGGCTGCAGATACATGAACATTATGGTCCCATAGTAGAGGGTGACAACATTGAGGTGGGAGGCACAGGTGGAGAAAGCTTTAAACCTCCCTTGGGAGTAACGGATCTTCAAGATGGAGGAGATAATATGGACATATGAAATAAGGGTCAACAAGAAAGAACATATAACGATAATCCCTGCTGAGATATACACTGCTATCTCATTGAGCCTAGTATCTTTGCAGGACAATCGCAGGAATGGAGGTACCTCACAGAAGATGTGGTTGACATGGTGGGACCTGCAGAATGGCAGTTGGAATGTGAGGGCCACATGAATGATGGAGTTGATGAAGCCCACACTCCATGACCCGGCAGCTAAACAAAAGCACAATTTCTTGTTCATGATGTTATTGTAGTACAACGGTTTACAGATGGCAGCAAACCTATCATAGGCCATGAcggccagtattatacattctgctGCCCCTAAAGCTAAAGAGAAGTAcatctggactgcacatcctaataGGGAAATACTTTTATTTATGGATAGGGTGTTTATAAGGAGTATTGGAACTATAGAGGAGGAGAAGCTTATGTCAATAATAGAGAGGTTACTCAGGAAGAAGTACATGGGACTGTGTAGTTTTGGGCTGATCCTCACTACGATGATCAGTAGAAGATTTCCTGATAATGTTATTATATACATCACCAAGAACATGAGGAAACAGATAacctggaggtaagggacattagaTAACCCAAGTAGGATGAACCTGTCTGGAGACGTTTGGTTTGAGTCATCCATAACATCCAGCTGATACCTGGAGGTAAGGAATGGAGAATACATAAATGAAAATTCACCTGTGTTCCTTTTAGACGACATTTGATTATCTGCCCCATCACCAAAACCAATGAATACAAATCCTAATAAGCAAAACACAGGTAATAAAGCATTAATTTACAtttcattaaaaaacaaaacataaataatTTGTCAGGAACTGCAcatggtcatttgtgttcagacagcAGGGGGTAAATTTACAGTCGATTTTGATTTTTTTCAGtctattttatttctattttcaaAATCGGGTATTTCCTAAAGGCAAAATGGACTGAAAATTCAATCAAAGTCGACTATAAACAGACTTTAGACTTAAAGATACCATCTCCAAAACCATCAGAACTTTTAGATAGACTTCTATTCAAAAGCTTATTTACTAACGGTTTGAAAACTGACTCAAAATTTAGCACGAATCACTAGAAATAATAGACACTACGGAAGCAGGTCTGTTTAACCTCTAATCCATGTGCATTGTGGGTCCATTGTGCATTTGTGGGTCTTACAGTGCATGGAGGATGGAAGTGATCTCACCCACACCCGGTGGAAGCAATACAATGTGAGTTCCGGTGGAAGAGCTGTGATGGAAACAACATGAGAGAGGGATGCCACATATGCTGGGAAGGCATTTAAGGTAAGTGTCTGGAGGAGATAGCTCATCCTCATTCCCCTGACAAAGCCTCTATGAAGGTGAAACACATTAGAGAGAGGAGCATTTGTGTCCCTTGACCAGGCTGCTCAGCTAATTTAATGGAGTCTTATTGGGTGAAATGTGCATCCGACTACCTACCTGGGCACCAGAGGTCCTTGTGCATAGTACCAGACCCAAGCACTTACAGCCtgataagtataatttttattacaaataaggtaaagctttagctgtcccaggatgcatcaggggggcctcctctataaccccgccttcaggcactgtcagctcagtttttagttggtgcctgcagcagcaggtcactaaaCAGGAGGGCTGCTCTGGCAGCCTTAAAAGCTTTTTGCTGAAAATTGACTTTATTTCTTCAGGGCTGACAGCATTGCAAGTCTGACTGACTTCAGTgcggcagctccatcacctcccaagcagcgcCACATACTTCcgctggcctggttcccgggtacttgcggcggggacGTCCGCGGACATAGGCACAATCCCGGACcactctccaggattgcgtggctgctACCGGGaggcaggtaagagggtctcctagcaggacccgccattaaattgtgTTCCACCCGCGACCTAGAGAGACGGGCTGCAgctctggcgtggacactgtcactgggcagggaccccactagacctccTGGTCAATAGGAGCACAGGTCAAGTGTACTAACACCtaatttaataaggctccatagtactgtcgaagtcggaaaaatgAGACATACAAAACTACACAGAGTGGCGCTTCTCGGTGGTGGCGTAAGGAcgcaagagttgtagattatctcaaatccggcaatttacaggatcccaaacagcatggattcactggggggagatcatgtcaaacaaatcttattgacttttttaactgtgtgactaaagtaatggataaaggtggagccatggatatagcttatctagactttagtatgcttttgacactgttacacatcgcagactgctaaataaacttgaaagtttgggattggatattaggattattgattggataagatcttggttgaaggatagaaaacagagatttgtggtaaatggagtgcattcacaggagggaaatgttaccagtggagtaccccagggatctgtacttggaccagtgctttttaatatctttattggtgacattgcaaatggcattaaagggaaagtatgcctttttgcagatgacacaaaggtatgcaacagggtag encodes the following:
- the LOC134981308 gene encoding olfactory receptor 5AS1-like codes for the protein MDDSNQTSPDRFILLGLSNVPYLQVICFLMFLVMYIITLSGNLLLIIVVRISPKLHSPMYFFLSNLSIIDISFSSSIVPILLINTLSINKSISLLGCAVQMYFSLALGAAECIILAVMAYDRFAAICKPLYYNNIMNKKLCFCLAAGSWSVGFINSIIHVALTFQLPFCRSHHVNHIFCEVPPFLRLSCKDTRLNEIAVYISAGIIVICSFLLTLISYVHIISSILKIRYSQGRFKAFSTCASHLNVVTLYYGTIMFMYLQPRSSYSQETDIVVSILYTAVTPMLNPFIYSVRNKDVKDTIINHLSRR